In the Phaeobacter gallaeciensis genome, one interval contains:
- a CDS encoding SPFH domain-containing protein codes for MGIFDFLTGEFIDVIHWVDDTRDTMVWRFEREGHEIKYGAKLTVREGQAAVFVHEGQLADVFTPGLYMLETNNMPVMTTLQHWDHGFQSPFKSEVYFVSTTRFNDLKWGTKNPIICRDPEFGPVRLRAFGSYSVRVVDPARFLTEIVGTDGEFTMDEISFQIRNIIVQEFSRVVASSGIPVLDMAANTADLGKLVAAEISATVAEYGLAIPELYIENISLPPAVEQAMDRRTQMGIVGDLGQYTQFAAAEAMDAAARTPNSGMGAGLGMGMGMAMAQQMGNAMSQGAAGQPSGPWGARPAPAAAPMAPPPPPVEHVWHIAENGQTSGPYSKARLGRMAQEGQLKRDTHVWTPGQDGWQRAGDVAELAQLFTILPPPPPPPPAG; via the coding sequence ATGGGTATTTTCGACTTTCTCACCGGAGAGTTCATCGACGTCATTCACTGGGTCGATGACACCCGCGACACCATGGTCTGGCGGTTTGAACGCGAAGGCCATGAGATCAAATATGGCGCCAAGCTGACGGTACGTGAAGGACAGGCAGCCGTGTTCGTGCACGAAGGCCAGCTGGCGGATGTCTTTACCCCCGGTCTTTACATGCTTGAAACCAACAACATGCCGGTGATGACAACGCTGCAGCACTGGGACCACGGGTTTCAATCGCCGTTCAAATCCGAAGTCTATTTCGTCAGCACCACCCGGTTCAACGACCTGAAGTGGGGCACCAAGAATCCGATCATCTGTCGCGATCCGGAGTTCGGCCCGGTGCGTCTGCGCGCTTTTGGCAGCTACTCGGTGCGGGTGGTGGATCCGGCGCGCTTCCTGACAGAGATCGTCGGCACCGATGGCGAATTCACTATGGATGAAATCAGCTTCCAGATCCGCAACATCATCGTGCAGGAGTTCAGCCGCGTCGTTGCCAGCTCGGGCATTCCGGTGCTGGATATGGCCGCCAATACCGCCGATCTGGGCAAACTGGTCGCGGCCGAGATTTCCGCCACCGTGGCCGAATATGGCCTGGCGATCCCGGAGCTATATATCGAGAACATCTCTCTGCCGCCTGCGGTCGAACAGGCCATGGACCGGCGCACCCAGATGGGGATCGTGGGCGATCTTGGCCAATACACCCAGTTCGCCGCTGCCGAGGCGATGGACGCCGCAGCCCGCACCCCGAACAGTGGCATGGGCGCCGGTTTGGGAATGGGGATGGGCATGGCGATGGCCCAGCAGATGGGCAATGCCATGTCGCAGGGTGCAGCGGGTCAGCCGTCAGGTCCCTGGGGCGCCCGCCCCGCGCCCGCTGCGGCGCCGATGGCCCCGCCGCCGCCCCCGGTCGAACACGTCTGGCATATCGCGGAAAACGGTCAGACCTCGGGGCCCTATTCCAAGGCGCGTCTCGGACGCATGGCGCAGGAAGGGCAGCTGAAGCGCGACACCCACGTCTGGACACCCGGCCAGGATGGCTGGCAACGGGCCGGTGATGTCGCCGAACTGGCGCAGCTTTTCACCATTCTGCCGCCTCCGCCCCCGCCGCCTCCGGCGGGCTGA
- a CDS encoding CZB domain-containing protein, whose product MSVAAIQDEISEAIKAHSTWKLHLRTGTISGRLETPSRDICCDDKCKFGQWLHSPSTEAGMAGDANYVRAKKLHSEFHQFAGAIAQKIERGDLDAAKHDLDLGKPFDEKTKELTKHMMVWRKSLQ is encoded by the coding sequence ATGTCTGTAGCGGCTATCCAGGATGAGATTTCCGAAGCCATCAAGGCCCATAGCACATGGAAACTTCACCTTCGCACGGGCACCATCAGCGGCAGACTTGAAACGCCTTCGCGTGACATCTGCTGTGATGACAAGTGCAAATTCGGCCAGTGGCTGCATTCGCCTAGTACGGAAGCCGGTATGGCAGGGGATGCCAACTATGTGCGTGCGAAGAAACTGCATTCCGAGTTCCACCAATTTGCCGGCGCCATCGCACAAAAGATCGAACGCGGCGATCTGGATGCGGCCAAACACGATCTGGATTTGGGCAAGCCGTTCGATGAAAAGACCAAGGAACTCACCAAACACATGATGGTCTGGCGCAAGAGCCTGCAATAG
- a CDS encoding TFIIB-type zinc finger domain-containing protein → MPDETHRFPCEQCGADYRFDPQSGTLTCSHCGHTEEINGGPWRGGALRELDFRAALDRQLPEADMETTRVSKCPNCAAEVEFDPTTHARECPFCATPVVTDTGESRHIKPKGVLPFSIDERAGHKAMTDWLGRLWFAPNGLKEYARKGRRMEGIYVPYWTYDADTRSSYSGQRGTVYYVTETVMVDGKPQAKQVAKVRWRPVSGRVKRFFDDVLVLASKSLPKRYTDALEPWDLSALEPYQPQYLAGFRAEAYAISLQDGFEEARAHMDRVIERDVRFDIGGDRQRISHIDTQVSDVTFKHILLPVWLAAYKYRGKTYRFVVNGQSGRVQGERPYSAWKIAGAVAVLAVLIAAAIYIGNQQ, encoded by the coding sequence GTGCCAGATGAAACCCATCGTTTTCCCTGCGAGCAATGTGGCGCCGATTACCGGTTCGACCCGCAATCCGGAACCCTGACCTGCAGCCATTGCGGCCATACCGAGGAGATCAACGGGGGCCCCTGGCGCGGCGGCGCCCTGCGCGAGTTGGACTTTCGCGCCGCGCTGGATCGTCAGCTGCCAGAGGCCGACATGGAAACCACCCGGGTTTCCAAATGCCCCAACTGCGCGGCCGAGGTGGAATTCGATCCCACCACCCACGCCCGCGAATGCCCATTCTGCGCAACGCCCGTGGTCACCGACACTGGCGAAAGCCGCCACATAAAACCCAAGGGCGTATTGCCTTTCTCCATCGACGAACGCGCGGGCCACAAAGCCATGACAGACTGGCTTGGCCGCCTGTGGTTCGCGCCAAACGGGTTGAAGGAATACGCCCGCAAGGGGCGCCGGATGGAGGGGATCTATGTCCCCTACTGGACCTATGACGCCGACACCCGCAGTTCCTACTCAGGCCAGCGCGGCACGGTCTACTACGTGACCGAAACCGTCATGGTCGATGGCAAACCGCAGGCCAAACAGGTCGCAAAGGTGCGCTGGCGACCGGTGTCAGGTCGGGTCAAACGCTTCTTTGACGATGTGCTGGTGCTGGCGTCGAAAAGCCTGCCCAAACGCTATACCGATGCGCTGGAACCCTGGGATCTGTCGGCGCTGGAGCCGTATCAACCGCAATATCTAGCCGGGTTCCGGGCCGAAGCCTATGCGATCTCTTTGCAGGACGGTTTTGAGGAGGCCCGCGCCCATATGGACCGGGTGATCGAACGGGATGTGCGGTTTGATATCGGCGGCGACCGTCAGCGAATCTCGCATATCGACACGCAAGTCTCGGACGTTACCTTCAAACACATTCTGCTGCCGGTGTGGCTGGCGGCCTATAAATACCGGGGCAAGACCTATCGTTTTGTGGTCAACGGACAATCCGGACGGGTTCAGGGCGAACGCCCCTACTCCGCCTGGAAAATCGCAGGTGCAGTTGCCGTCCTGGCTGTCCTGATCGCCGCAGCAATCTATATCGGGAACCAGCAGTAA
- a CDS encoding Hsp20/alpha crystallin family protein translates to MVEKTEQSGFWPSLYDPFRAFGARVADWLSPATEASSGDAAYDITMELPGVTDEDVELTVDNGVLTISGEKKTSTEKKGDTWYFSERQYGAFRRAFRLPEDADGAAAAAHMEDGVLHISVPKKALEQPETAKKIKISKP, encoded by the coding sequence ATGGTAGAAAAGACCGAACAAAGCGGTTTCTGGCCGTCGCTTTATGATCCCTTTCGTGCATTTGGTGCCCGGGTTGCAGATTGGCTGAGCCCGGCGACCGAGGCCTCTTCGGGGGATGCAGCCTATGACATCACCATGGAACTACCGGGTGTCACCGATGAGGATGTGGAACTGACCGTGGACAATGGCGTTCTGACCATCAGCGGCGAAAAGAAGACCTCGACCGAGAAGAAAGGCGATACCTGGTACTTCAGCGAGCGCCAGTATGGTGCATTCCGCCGTGCCTTCCGCCTGCCGGAAGATGCTGATGGCGCTGCGGCAGCGGCGCATATGGAGGATGGTGTGCTTCATATCAGCGTTCCCAAGAAGGCGCTGGAACAGCCAGAGACCGCGAAGAAGATCAAGATCTCCAAACCCTGA
- a CDS encoding nitroreductase codes for MTTKSADLTELDALMKDRHSCRAFRPDPVDREVIEQILRCAQKVPSWCNAQPWKVTITCGAETDRLRNALTEAAMAGGHAPDLSFPDGYSDEYQARRRECGWALYEAVGVTKGDRAGSARQMMENFNLFGAPHCAILSSPAELGPYGAMDSGGFVAAFTLAAQAAGVASVTQAAVASFAPMLHEMLEIPQDRLILCAISFGYADPDHPANRFRTTRAPLPEFTDWRG; via the coding sequence ATGACCACGAAGTCAGCCGATCTGACCGAACTGGACGCCCTGATGAAGGACCGTCACAGCTGCCGGGCCTTCCGCCCGGATCCGGTTGACCGGGAGGTGATCGAGCAGATCCTGCGCTGCGCCCAGAAGGTGCCCTCCTGGTGCAATGCCCAGCCGTGGAAAGTGACCATCACCTGCGGCGCCGAAACCGACCGGCTGCGCAACGCGCTGACAGAGGCTGCCATGGCCGGTGGGCATGCGCCCGACCTGAGCTTTCCGGATGGCTATTCGGATGAATATCAGGCGCGGCGCCGGGAATGTGGCTGGGCGCTGTACGAAGCGGTCGGAGTGACCAAGGGTGACCGCGCCGGATCTGCCCGGCAGATGATGGAGAACTTCAACCTTTTCGGCGCGCCCCATTGTGCGATCCTGTCCTCACCGGCCGAACTTGGCCCCTATGGCGCAATGGACAGTGGCGGTTTCGTTGCCGCCTTTACCCTAGCGGCGCAGGCGGCAGGGGTCGCCAGCGTCACGCAGGCCGCGGTCGCCTCCTTTGCGCCGATGCTGCACGAGATGCTGGAGATCCCGCAGGACCGGCTGATCCTCTGCGCGATCAGCTTTGGCTATGCCGACCCGGATCATCCGGCAAACAGATTCAGAACCACCCGGGCCCCCCTGCCCGAATTCACCGACTGGCGCGGCTAA
- the dtd gene encoding D-aminoacyl-tRNA deacylase, translating into MRALIQRVSEASVTVDNEVTGEISAGLLVLVCAMEGDTEAAADHLAAKISKLRIFQDDAGKMNRSVRDIGGAVLAVSQFTLAADTRRGNRPGFSDAADPETGARLYAYFCEALTGLGLPVATGRFGADMKVRLLNDGPVTIWMDTTA; encoded by the coding sequence ATGCGAGCCCTCATTCAGCGCGTCAGCGAAGCCTCAGTCACCGTCGATAACGAAGTGACCGGAGAAATCAGTGCCGGACTGCTGGTGCTGGTCTGTGCGATGGAGGGCGACACCGAAGCCGCAGCCGATCATCTGGCGGCGAAGATTTCCAAGCTGCGCATCTTTCAGGACGACGCGGGCAAGATGAACCGCTCGGTCCGCGATATCGGCGGCGCGGTTCTGGCGGTGAGCCAATTCACCCTGGCGGCAGATACCAGACGCGGCAACCGGCCCGGGTTTTCCGATGCCGCCGATCCTGAAACCGGCGCGCGGCTTTATGCCTATTTCTGCGAGGCGCTGACCGGTCTTGGCCTGCCGGTGGCCACCGGGCGGTTCGGCGCCGACATGAAGGTGCGCCTGCTGAATGACGGCCCCGTTACGATCTGGATGGACACCACCGCGTAA
- a CDS encoding ABC transporter substrate-binding protein: MKDQLYFLARQAATGMMSRREFMGRAAALGLTAAAANSLLSTEVMAAGPQKGGTIRVGLQGGSTTDSLDPALATNQVALSLIRLWGESLVELADDGGIQGKVAESYSASADARVWTFKIRQGITFSNGKPVTAEDVAQTLDRHSGEDTKSGALGIMRSITNISTEGDSVIIELDSPNADLPYLMTDYHLAIQPGGGKDDPAAAIGTGPYILKEVDMGVRFVAEKNPNYWGDLGNAETIEYVVINDNTARVAALQSGQVDMIDRVPPRTAKLVDRAPNINVHSTSGPGHYVFIMHCNTAPFDNNDVRMALKYGINRQEMVDKILNGYGTVGNDSPINSSYPLYTEFEQREFDPDKAMHHLKKSGYDGEILLRTSDNSFPGAPDAAALFQQSCATAGINVNVKREPNDGYWSEVWNKQPFCTSYWGGRPTQDQMYTTAYLSTADWNDTRFNNEKFDQLLLAARAELDTAKRTQMYADMGAIQRDEGGLICPMFNDFVDATSDKLAGWVDGAKGFALMNSYAPHKMWVKA, translated from the coding sequence ATGAAAGATCAACTGTATTTCCTCGCGCGTCAGGCTGCCACGGGCATGATGAGCCGCCGCGAATTCATGGGCCGCGCCGCTGCGCTGGGTCTCACCGCTGCTGCAGCCAACTCGCTGCTGTCCACCGAAGTCATGGCCGCAGGCCCCCAAAAAGGCGGCACCATCCGCGTCGGCCTGCAGGGCGGCAGCACCACCGACAGCCTGGACCCGGCGCTGGCCACCAATCAGGTTGCCCTGTCGCTGATCCGTCTTTGGGGTGAATCCCTGGTCGAGCTGGCCGACGACGGCGGCATCCAGGGCAAGGTCGCGGAAAGCTACTCCGCCTCCGCAGACGCACGTGTCTGGACCTTCAAGATCCGCCAGGGCATCACCTTCTCCAACGGCAAACCCGTGACCGCCGAAGACGTGGCGCAGACCCTCGACCGTCACTCCGGCGAAGACACCAAATCCGGCGCACTGGGCATCATGCGCAGCATCACCAACATCTCGACCGAAGGTGACAGCGTCATCATCGAGCTGGACAGCCCCAACGCCGACCTTCCCTACCTAATGACCGACTACCACCTGGCCATCCAGCCCGGCGGCGGCAAGGACGATCCGGCAGCCGCAATCGGCACCGGCCCCTATATCCTGAAAGAAGTCGATATGGGCGTGCGTTTCGTTGCCGAGAAGAACCCTAACTACTGGGGTGATCTGGGCAATGCTGAAACCATCGAATACGTGGTGATCAACGACAACACCGCCCGCGTTGCCGCGCTGCAATCGGGTCAGGTCGACATGATCGACCGGGTGCCCCCGCGCACCGCGAAACTGGTTGACCGCGCGCCGAACATCAACGTGCATTCCACCAGCGGCCCCGGCCACTACGTGTTCATAATGCACTGCAACACTGCACCGTTTGACAACAACGACGTGCGGATGGCGCTGAAATACGGCATCAACCGTCAGGAAATGGTCGACAAGATCCTCAATGGCTACGGCACGGTCGGCAACGACTCCCCGATCAACTCGTCCTATCCGCTTTATACCGAGTTCGAGCAGCGCGAGTTCGATCCGGACAAGGCGATGCACCACCTGAAGAAATCGGGTTACGACGGTGAGATCCTGCTGCGGACTTCGGACAACTCCTTCCCCGGCGCACCGGATGCGGCGGCCCTGTTCCAGCAGTCCTGTGCAACCGCAGGCATCAACGTCAACGTCAAGCGTGAGCCTAACGATGGCTACTGGTCCGAGGTCTGGAACAAGCAGCCCTTCTGCACCAGCTACTGGGGCGGTCGTCCGACCCAGGACCAGATGTACACCACCGCTTATCTGTCGACGGCGGACTGGAACGACACCCGGTTCAACAACGAAAAGTTCGACCAGCTGCTTCTGGCGGCTCGCGCCGAGCTGGACACCGCCAAGCGGACCCAGATGTATGCCGACATGGGCGCCATCCAGCGCGACGAAGGCGGCCTGATCTGCCCGATGTTCAACGACTTCGTCGATGCGACCTCGGATAAGCTGGCAGGCTGGGTCGACGGTGCAAAAGGCTTTGCCCTGATGAACAGCTACGCACCGCACAAAATGTGGGTGAAGGCATAA
- a CDS encoding ABC transporter permease — MPLLLKLLAQRIALGLLLLFLVSALIFAGTMILPGDVAQSILGQSATPEALANLRAELGLNEPALQRYFDWLGGIMTGDLGTALTSGSDIAESIGKRLSNTLFLAFWAAVIAVPLAIFLGLLAVRFKDRWPDKLISAVTLASISIPEFLIGYVLMYLIAVKLRWFPSVAMINDNMSLGEKLSSIALPVAVLTLVVLAHMMRMTRAAILNVMQSAYIETAELKGLNGFQVIFRHAFPNAIAPIVNVVMLNLAYLVVGVVVIEVVFVYPGMGQYLVDHVSKRDVPVVQACGLIFAAVYIGLNMVADIVAILSNPRLRHPK, encoded by the coding sequence ATGCCCCTCCTGTTAAAACTTTTGGCCCAGCGCATTGCGCTGGGTCTTCTCCTGCTGTTTCTGGTTTCTGCCCTGATTTTTGCCGGGACAATGATCCTGCCCGGTGACGTTGCGCAATCGATCCTGGGACAGTCCGCCACGCCCGAGGCGCTGGCCAACCTGCGTGCCGAGCTTGGCCTGAACGAGCCCGCGCTGCAGAGATATTTTGACTGGCTCGGCGGTATCATGACCGGCGATCTGGGAACCGCCCTGACAAGCGGCAGTGACATCGCAGAAAGCATCGGCAAGCGCCTGTCGAATACGCTTTTCCTCGCTTTCTGGGCTGCCGTCATCGCGGTGCCTCTGGCAATCTTCCTTGGCCTGCTGGCCGTGCGGTTCAAGGACCGTTGGCCCGACAAGCTGATCTCGGCTGTCACGCTGGCCTCGATCTCGATCCCGGAATTCCTGATCGGCTATGTGCTGATGTACCTGATCGCGGTCAAACTGCGCTGGTTCCCGTCGGTTGCGATGATCAACGACAACATGTCGCTGGGTGAAAAGCTGAGCTCCATTGCCCTGCCCGTTGCGGTTCTGACCCTCGTCGTTCTGGCGCATATGATGCGCATGACCCGGGCTGCGATCCTCAATGTGATGCAATCGGCCTATATCGAAACCGCCGAGCTGAAGGGCCTCAACGGCTTTCAGGTGATCTTCCGCCACGCCTTCCCGAACGCCATCGCGCCAATCGTCAACGTTGTGATGCTGAACCTTGCCTATCTGGTGGTTGGTGTCGTCGTGATCGAAGTCGTCTTCGTCTATCCCGGCATGGGCCAGTATCTGGTCGATCACGTGTCGAAACGGGACGTTCCTGTGGTGCAGGCCTGCGGTCTGATCTTTGCCGCCGTCTACATCGGTCTCAACATGGTTGCAGATATCGTTGCCATCCTGTCGAACCCGCGTCTGAGGCATCCGAAATGA
- a CDS encoding ABC transporter permease has translation MKNIPISALIGLFFTALYFLMAILAPLIAPYGMAEVVGDVWEPSSSEFLLGTDNIGRDLLTRMIYGGRTTIFIATMATVVSFTLGSVLGFFAAVTGGWVDQALSRFVDLVMSIPTLIFALVVLSVTPVTVPMLIIVMGLLDSTRVYRLARAVAVDIEVMDYVEAARLRGEGTVWIIFREILPNALSPLVAEMGLRFIFMVLFVSTLSFLGLGVQPPEADWGGIVKENKDGIVYGIPAALIPAFAIATLAISVNLVADWVLNRTTSLKGGRG, from the coding sequence ATGAAAAATATCCCCATTTCCGCCCTCATCGGGCTGTTCTTTACAGCGCTCTACTTCCTGATGGCCATCCTGGCGCCGCTGATTGCCCCCTATGGCATGGCCGAGGTCGTCGGTGACGTCTGGGAGCCGTCCTCGTCCGAATTCTTGCTCGGCACCGACAACATCGGCCGCGATCTGCTGACCCGCATGATCTATGGCGGGCGCACCACCATCTTCATCGCAACCATGGCCACGGTGGTTTCCTTCACCCTTGGTTCGGTTCTTGGCTTTTTTGCCGCCGTCACCGGTGGCTGGGTTGATCAGGCACTGTCGCGCTTTGTCGATCTGGTGATGTCGATCCCGACGCTGATCTTTGCCCTTGTGGTTCTGTCGGTAACGCCGGTCACCGTGCCGATGCTGATCATCGTAATGGGCCTTCTGGATTCCACCCGCGTCTACCGTCTGGCCCGCGCCGTTGCGGTGGATATCGAGGTGATGGACTATGTCGAAGCCGCCCGTCTGCGCGGCGAAGGCACCGTCTGGATCATCTTCCGCGAAATCCTGCCCAACGCCCTGTCACCGCTGGTGGCTGAGATGGGCCTGCGCTTCATCTTCATGGTTCTGTTCGTATCCACCCTGTCGTTCCTGGGTCTGGGCGTGCAGCCCCCCGAAGCGGACTGGGGCGGCATTGTGAAAGAGAACAAGGACGGTATCGTCTACGGCATTCCCGCCGCACTGATCCCGGCCTTTGCCATTGCCACGCTGGCGATCTCGGTCAATCTGGTTGCTGACTGGGTGCTGAACCGAACCACCTCGCTGAAAGGAGGCCGCGGATGA